A window of Microcystis aeruginosa FD4 contains these coding sequences:
- a CDS encoding DUF1995 family protein translates to MILPNSLEETILQAKAATQLALESGARRIQVELVIPEIALQAQALALDFTSIFDSYGSGLRVIFPDTGAAMLARRDWGETVFQLGDLGSRFIPVEDKIKPEDEAFLVVCPSSVEINSVEKLCYLAEDRPVVLLIPQLEDVSVVGIGYAARQLRERFLSTLESCYYFRPLESAIVYRSYPSLWQVWLEKEDGYDLISEQSTKPMGEALENLILKASSNNPNDSSNPANKAKKSGLFATMGRFLKALQQ, encoded by the coding sequence ATGATCCTGCCCAATTCCCTAGAAGAAACAATCCTGCAAGCGAAAGCCGCCACCCAACTGGCTCTAGAATCAGGAGCTAGACGCATACAAGTGGAATTAGTTATCCCAGAAATTGCTCTACAAGCGCAAGCTTTAGCCCTTGATTTTACCTCTATTTTTGACAGTTATGGTTCTGGTTTAAGGGTAATTTTTCCCGATACTGGGGCTGCCATGTTAGCTCGACGGGATTGGGGAGAAACAGTTTTTCAACTGGGAGATTTAGGTAGTCGTTTTATTCCCGTCGAAGACAAAATTAAGCCCGAAGATGAAGCTTTTTTAGTTGTTTGTCCCTCCTCGGTGGAGATTAATTCCGTAGAAAAACTCTGTTACCTTGCCGAAGATCGCCCCGTAGTTCTTCTGATTCCCCAATTGGAAGATGTATCGGTAGTGGGTATCGGTTACGCAGCCCGACAATTACGAGAAAGATTTTTAAGTACCCTAGAAAGTTGTTATTATTTTCGTCCCTTGGAATCAGCGATCGTTTATCGTTCCTATCCCTCTTTGTGGCAAGTTTGGCTCGAAAAAGAAGACGGTTACGACTTAATTTCTGAACAATCCACTAAACCCATGGGCGAAGCTTTAGAAAATCTGATTCTGAAAGCTTCTAGTAATAATCCTAATGATAGTTCTAATCCTGCTAATAAAGCCAAAAAATCTGGTTTATTTGCCACTATGGGACGCTTCTTAAAAGCATTGCAACAGTGA
- a CDS encoding type IIG restriction enzyme/methyltransferase, with product MIVNKRELKQTLNRVYLKIKPDTETIQVFQANLTRLLEQCDSKKSEEFNKNLLIDFLKNTYYTDRYFINTKERIDLVIHNNQDVKSPVGVIFETKKPSRTINAEMPRLDHLNTKAFQQLVLYFLRERVTDKNLEIKHLIVTNIYEWFIFDGKIFEELFFANKALVNQFCDFEAGRLSSTKTDFFYQQIAEPAITKVMEQIKFTHFDLRELENLDLLDIYKILSPEHLLKLPFVNDSNTLNKPFYNELLYIIGLTEVKDKGKKLIGRMKEGDRCDGSLIENAISRLDSLDKIAQLKNPEEFGTTDEERLFNVALRLSINWINRVLFLKLLEAQLIKYHQGDRDFAFLNLAKVPSYDDLDSLFFDVLARETNKREAKVKTTFAHVPYLNSSLFEPTETEQQTIVIGNLRERTLPIFAGTVLKDNQGNKRVDELNALAYLFEFLDAYKFDRDELENPQEDSEKLINASVLGLIFEKINGYKDGSFYTPSFITMYMCRETIRRAIVQKFKEVKGWNCQSLDDLYERIEDKKEANTIINSLKICDPAVGSGHFLVSALNEIIAIKSELRVLLDSSGKSLKDYRVEVRNDKLLVYDDEGNLFAYHPHNQEKQRVQKALFHEKQTIIEGCLFGVDINPNSVTICQLRLWIELLKNAYYREDGNLETLPNIDINIKCGNSLISRFALDVDVKQVLQKQKFSIEQYRNAVQTYRNAENKEQKQQMKTLIAKIKAGFSANLLIGDPKKVKLRQLQGELYNLENQGLLFEETKTEQKAREKKVTKLNNEIDKLTAEIADIESGRLYENALEWRFEFPEVLNDDGDFVGFDVVIGNPPYLVVFNKNLKNLYEQNYPEFRRNNDLYVAFIKMVCPLIKPNYVFSFITPNTFIKGTYFEQIRNFLAKQYQILEIIDFGNYLIFQEVNVFCAITIAISIKPQKSWILKSNTKTIKGTIEPGVTDFIIKNSIIYKLDRLPKFDTFFYIKDVGFNYWSEGRGKVRGGSIGSRVFYQGNKEKYNDILYIKGIDLKRYSISFSNNYLRGEWKSYLNANDTFRFSDDFLKRNLKIVYRQTSNKLIGALDDQQLYTDKTVHLIVNKENFNFDLKYVLALFNSQLLNYFFRSFKEEEGRAFAQVKTVDIKNLPFQEIEKDKQKPFIKLVDQILAAKKDDPTADTSELEKQIDHLVYKLYQLTYNEVKIIDPEFELTEQEYLDLPQAKILKN from the coding sequence ATGATCGTCAATAAGCGAGAACTCAAGCAAACCTTAAATCGGGTGTACTTGAAAATTAAGCCTGATACTGAAACAATTCAGGTTTTTCAAGCTAATTTGACGCGCTTGTTGGAGCAATGTGACAGCAAAAAGTCTGAAGAGTTTAATAAAAATTTGCTGATAGATTTTTTGAAAAATACCTATTATACTGATCGCTATTTTATCAATACAAAAGAGCGCATCGATCTGGTAATTCATAATAACCAGGATGTTAAAAGTCCAGTGGGGGTTATTTTTGAGACGAAGAAACCTAGTCGGACAATAAATGCAGAAATGCCAAGACTGGATCATCTCAATACTAAGGCTTTTCAGCAGTTAGTTTTATATTTTCTCCGCGAAAGGGTGACGGATAAAAATCTTGAGATTAAACACTTGATCGTGACAAATATTTATGAGTGGTTTATTTTCGATGGGAAGATTTTTGAGGAGTTGTTTTTTGCTAATAAGGCTCTAGTTAACCAGTTTTGCGATTTTGAAGCAGGGAGACTGAGTAGTACGAAAACGGATTTTTTCTATCAACAAATTGCCGAACCAGCCATCACTAAAGTTATGGAGCAAATTAAGTTTACTCATTTTGATCTGCGAGAACTGGAAAATTTAGATTTGCTGGATATTTACAAGATTCTTTCGCCAGAGCATTTACTTAAGTTACCTTTTGTTAATGACAGTAATACTTTAAATAAGCCTTTTTATAATGAGCTTTTGTATATTATTGGTTTGACGGAAGTTAAGGATAAAGGGAAAAAATTAATCGGACGAATGAAAGAAGGCGATCGCTGTGATGGTTCCCTGATTGAAAATGCGATTAGTCGGTTGGATAGTTTAGATAAAATTGCACAATTAAAAAATCCTGAAGAGTTTGGAACTACGGATGAGGAACGGCTTTTTAATGTGGCGTTGCGGTTATCAATTAATTGGATTAATCGGGTTTTGTTTCTCAAATTATTGGAAGCGCAGTTAATTAAATATCATCAAGGCGATCGAGATTTTGCCTTTCTCAATTTGGCGAAAGTTCCCAGTTATGATGATCTCGATAGTTTGTTTTTTGATGTGTTAGCCAGGGAGACAAATAAGCGCGAGGCTAAGGTTAAAACGACTTTTGCTCATGTACCTTATTTAAATAGTTCGTTATTTGAGCCAACGGAGACGGAACAGCAAACGATTGTCATTGGCAATTTGCGGGAGCGAACTTTACCCATTTTTGCAGGTACGGTGCTAAAAGATAATCAGGGTAATAAGCGAGTAGATGAGTTGAATGCTTTAGCTTATTTGTTTGAGTTTTTGGATGCTTATAAATTTGATCGAGATGAGTTAGAAAATCCTCAAGAAGATAGCGAAAAGTTAATTAATGCTTCGGTGTTGGGGTTAATTTTTGAAAAGATTAATGGTTATAAGGACGGTTCTTTTTATACGCCGAGTTTTATTACCATGTATATGTGTCGGGAAACGATACGACGAGCGATTGTGCAGAAGTTTAAGGAAGTAAAAGGCTGGAATTGTCAAAGTTTAGATGATTTGTATGAACGAATTGAGGATAAAAAAGAGGCGAATACTATTATTAATAGTCTAAAGATTTGTGATCCAGCGGTGGGTTCGGGACATTTTTTAGTTTCCGCTTTAAATGAGATAATCGCGATTAAGAGTGAGTTACGGGTTTTATTAGATAGTTCGGGTAAGTCGCTAAAAGATTATCGGGTAGAGGTGCGAAATGATAAGTTACTGGTTTACGATGATGAGGGAAATTTATTTGCTTATCATCCCCATAACCAAGAAAAGCAACGAGTACAGAAAGCCTTATTTCATGAGAAACAGACGATTATCGAGGGGTGTTTATTTGGGGTGGATATTAACCCTAATTCCGTGACGATTTGTCAGTTGCGGTTATGGATTGAGCTTTTAAAGAATGCTTATTATCGAGAGGATGGCAACTTGGAAACTTTGCCAAATATTGATATTAATATCAAGTGTGGTAATTCTTTGATTAGTCGGTTTGCTTTGGATGTGGATGTTAAACAGGTTTTACAGAAGCAGAAGTTTAGTATTGAGCAATATCGCAATGCGGTACAGACTTATCGCAATGCGGAAAATAAGGAACAAAAGCAGCAGATGAAAACGCTGATTGCTAAGATTAAGGCTGGTTTTAGTGCTAATTTATTAATTGGTGATCCTAAGAAGGTGAAGTTACGTCAATTACAAGGGGAGCTTTATAATCTGGAAAATCAGGGTTTATTATTTGAGGAGACTAAGACGGAGCAAAAAGCGCGGGAGAAAAAAGTTACTAAGTTAAATAATGAGATTGATAAGCTAACTGCTGAAATTGCAGATATTGAAAGCGGTAGGCTGTATGAAAATGCTTTGGAATGGCGGTTTGAGTTTCCCGAAGTGTTAAATGATGACGGGGATTTTGTTGGGTTTGATGTGGTGATTGGGAATCCTCCTTATTTGGTAGTCTTTAATAAGAATCTCAAAAACCTGTATGAACAAAATTATCCTGAATTTAGGAGGAATAATGATCTATATGTTGCTTTTATTAAAATGGTTTGTCCATTAATTAAGCCAAATTATGTTTTTTCTTTTATCACGCCTAATACTTTTATTAAAGGAACCTATTTTGAACAAATAAGAAATTTTTTGGCAAAACAATATCAAATTTTAGAAATTATTGACTTTGGCAATTATCTTATATTTCAAGAAGTAAATGTTTTTTGTGCGATCACTATTGCAATAAGTATTAAGCCTCAAAAGAGTTGGATTCTTAAAAGTAATACCAAAACAATAAAAGGCACAATTGAACCAGGCGTAACAGACTTTATCATCAAAAATAGTATTATTTATAAACTTGACAGACTTCCCAAGTTTGATACATTTTTCTATATTAAAGATGTTGGCTTTAACTATTGGAGTGAAGGAAGAGGAAAAGTAAGAGGTGGTTCCATCGGTAGTAGGGTATTTTACCAAGGTAACAAAGAAAAATATAATGATATTCTTTATATCAAAGGTATAGATTTAAAAAGGTATTCAATCTCTTTTTCAAATAATTATTTGAGAGGTGAGTGGAAAAGTTATTTAAACGCAAATGACACTTTTAGATTTAGTGACGATTTCTTAAAAAGAAATCTAAAAATAGTTTATAGACAAACAAGCAATAAACTAATTGGTGCATTAGATGATCAACAGCTTTACACGGATAAAACAGTTCATTTAATTGTGAATAAAGAAAATTTTAACTTTGATTTAAAATATGTGTTAGCTCTATTTAATAGCCAACTTCTAAATTATTTTTTTCGGTCATTTAAAGAAGAGGAAGGTAGAGCATTTGCTCAAGTAAAAACTGTTGACATTAAAAATCTTCCCTTTCAAGAAATCGAAAAAGATAAACAAAAACCATTTATTAAATTAGTAGATCAAATTCTCGCCGCAAAAAAAGACGATCCTACTGCTGACACAAGCGAATTAGAAAAGCAGATTGATCACTTAGTTTACAAACTCTATCAACTCACCTATAATGAAGTAAAAATCATTGATCCAGAATTTGAGCTTACAGAACAAGAATATCTGGACTTACCCCAAGCAAAAATACTAAAAAACTAA
- a CDS encoding pentapeptide repeat-containing protein, with the protein MDSNTYPRLSSVFWRLFVISIGLVGVSGNNLMAKAENAEQMKQLLATKECPNCDLRKANLSNINLENANLENANLQDANLTNANLAGANLEGAKLIHANLEKANLEGANLAKANLVNANLDFINLKNANLVEAQMRGVQLRGALLESANLQGADLTMHDGKPVFLGYGNLQGANLEKAKLRAVWAPCVHFDRANLKGADFSPDKAQTPWWQALGNVVSLGTAIAGYGGTFVYHNSQMTNLTGATFVKADLSQALLKGVQLTAADFRQALLIETLLEGSDLRNANFREADLSQANLDQAYLVNGILDHANLTSTRLTNINLTNADLTGAQLDKTELDRSNLCNVTLSDGSKSTAPCKEKIPVTTLTSGDVCRIASHDLADLSLEVPPPNTATAITPEDTSALWQQGLEKYQKQDYQGAIADFTAILTIKPDDALTYYQRGHAYARLEDFNQALADYNQVIALQPELASVYNDRGAMQAHLGNLRDAFIDYERALQIDGNLPIVYLNRGLLYQQIGEVEKSKKDYQQVFAIAPEVAVASYSKGLAPMTLAQSPALVSIHLERALAHWNLDQIDLALKDIEQALAVDANAESAYLLRGNLYYARKEWSKALADYNQVLKLDPDHANALYNRAWTKYKMGNKKEAIADFQTVATLYQQQGKTQEETKVRQLIERLTRAG; encoded by the coding sequence ATGGACAGCAATACTTATCCGAGGTTATCATCGGTTTTTTGGCGACTCTTTGTCATCAGCATTGGTTTAGTAGGCGTTTCTGGTAATAATCTCATGGCTAAAGCAGAAAACGCTGAACAAATGAAACAATTATTAGCAACAAAAGAATGCCCGAACTGCGATCTTCGCAAAGCTAATCTAAGTAATATCAATCTAGAAAATGCCAATCTAGAAAATGCCAATTTGCAGGATGCCAATCTCACTAATGCTAACTTAGCAGGAGCAAACCTAGAAGGAGCGAAGTTAATCCACGCTAATTTAGAAAAGGCTAACTTAGAAGGGGCGAATTTAGCCAAAGCGAACTTAGTCAACGCTAACTTGGATTTTATCAACTTAAAAAATGCCAATCTAGTTGAGGCGCAAATGCGCGGGGTACAATTACGAGGAGCGTTGCTAGAATCGGCCAATTTGCAAGGGGCAGATCTGACCATGCACGACGGCAAACCAGTTTTTCTGGGTTATGGGAATCTACAAGGAGCTAACTTAGAAAAGGCGAAATTACGAGCGGTGTGGGCTCCTTGTGTTCATTTTGATCGAGCCAATCTTAAGGGTGCGGATTTTTCCCCCGATAAAGCTCAAACTCCCTGGTGGCAAGCTTTAGGTAACGTGGTTTCTCTGGGGACGGCGATCGCTGGTTATGGTGGAACCTTTGTTTACCATAACTCCCAAATGACCAATCTAACTGGAGCGACTTTTGTGAAGGCGGATCTCAGTCAGGCGCTATTAAAAGGAGTACAATTAACGGCGGCCGATTTCAGACAAGCACTACTGATCGAAACCCTGCTCGAAGGTTCTGATTTAAGAAACGCTAATTTTAGGGAAGCGGATCTCAGTCAAGCTAATCTCGATCAAGCTTACTTGGTGAATGGCATTCTCGATCACGCAAACCTAACTTCGACTCGTCTAACCAATATTAATCTGACTAATGCGGATCTGACGGGAGCGCAACTAGACAAAACGGAATTAGACCGGTCTAATCTCTGTAATGTCACTTTATCGGATGGTTCCAAATCTACTGCTCCCTGTAAGGAAAAAATTCCCGTGACTACCCTTACCAGTGGTGATGTTTGTCGTATTGCCTCTCACGATCTGGCTGATTTGTCCCTAGAGGTTCCCCCACCCAATACTGCCACCGCAATCACTCCAGAGGATACAAGTGCTTTATGGCAACAAGGGCTAGAAAAATACCAAAAACAAGATTATCAAGGTGCTATTGCCGATTTTACGGCAATTCTGACGATTAAACCCGATGATGCTCTGACTTACTATCAAAGAGGTCATGCCTACGCTCGCCTAGAAGATTTTAATCAGGCTCTGGCCGATTACAATCAAGTAATTGCCCTACAACCGGAATTGGCATCGGTTTACAACGATCGAGGGGCGATGCAGGCTCATTTAGGCAATTTGCGCGATGCCTTTATTGACTACGAGCGAGCTTTGCAGATCGATGGCAACCTACCGATAGTTTACTTGAATCGAGGCCTACTTTATCAGCAGATCGGAGAAGTCGAAAAGAGCAAAAAAGATTATCAACAGGTTTTTGCGATCGCTCCTGAAGTGGCCGTGGCAAGTTACAGCAAGGGTTTGGCTCCGATGACCTTGGCGCAATCACCGGCATTGGTTAGTATTCATCTAGAACGGGCTTTGGCACATTGGAATTTAGACCAAATTGATTTAGCACTCAAGGATATCGAGCAGGCTCTGGCAGTTGATGCTAATGCGGAATCAGCCTATTTATTGCGGGGTAATTTGTACTACGCTCGCAAGGAATGGTCAAAAGCCCTGGCAGATTATAATCAAGTCCTGAAGCTCGATCCCGATCATGCTAATGCTTTGTATAACCGTGCTTGGACAAAATACAAGATGGGTAACAAAAAAGAAGCGATCGCTGATTTTCAAACCGTTGCTACTCTTTATCAACAGCAGGGAAAAACCCAAGAGGAGACAAAAGTACGCCAATTGATCGAAAGATTAACTAGGGCTGGCTGA
- the bioD gene encoding dethiobiotin synthase, with the protein MNSLLITATDTDAGKTVVTTALVAYWQKYYPSKALGLMKLMQTGQGDREWYEGLFQGQLEMITPLQYQAPLAPPVAADLEGRDIPLGTVWQALLNLQKSQDLVLIEGLGGLGCPVTHELTVADLAAQWRLKTLLVVPVKLGAISQTVANIALAEQKKVNLGGIILNCLEPRTETEIEQLTPIDLIQSLTNCPVLGVFPFIEDRRDLDKLASVVASWPEII; encoded by the coding sequence ATGAATAGTCTTTTGATTACGGCTACGGATACCGACGCGGGTAAAACCGTTGTCACCACTGCTTTAGTGGCTTATTGGCAAAAATACTATCCGTCGAAGGCCCTGGGGTTGATGAAATTAATGCAAACGGGTCAAGGCGATCGAGAATGGTATGAGGGTTTATTTCAGGGTCAATTAGAAATGATCACACCGCTGCAATATCAAGCACCCTTAGCGCCTCCTGTGGCTGCTGATTTGGAAGGTCGAGATATTCCTTTAGGGACGGTGTGGCAAGCTCTGCTAAACCTACAAAAAAGCCAAGATTTGGTTTTAATTGAGGGTTTAGGGGGTTTAGGTTGTCCTGTCACCCACGAGCTAACTGTGGCGGATTTAGCGGCTCAATGGCGGTTAAAAACCCTTTTAGTGGTGCCGGTGAAATTGGGAGCGATTTCCCAAACGGTGGCTAATATTGCCCTAGCAGAGCAGAAAAAGGTGAATTTGGGCGGAATTATCCTTAATTGTCTTGAACCGCGCACTGAGACGGAGATAGAGCAGTTAACACCGATCGATTTAATTCAATCCTTGACTAATTGTCCAGTTTTAGGTGTTTTTCCCTTTATCGAAGATCGTCGGGATTTGGATAAATTGGCCTCGGTGGTAGCTAGTTGGCCAGAAATTATTTAG